One genomic segment of Nonomuraea coxensis DSM 45129 includes these proteins:
- a CDS encoding 6-phospho-beta-glucosidase: MKVAVVGGGSTYTPELVDGFARLRGELPVSELALIDPDPRRLELVAGMARRMLAHAGHPARVLATSSAAEGVAGAAVVLFQLRVGGQAARELDETVPGRCGCVGQETTGAGGLAKALRTVPVVLSIAETVRKHAPDAWIVDFTNPVGIVTRALLDAGHRAIGLCNVAIGFQRRFAAWLGADPSRVSLGHVGLNHLSWERAVFLDGADVLPALLERHGAELAAMVGLRPGLPARLGAVPSYYLRYFYAHDEVVREQRAAPSRASEVAALEERLLELYADPAVVTKPELLAGRGGAFYSEAAVALIASLLGDRRDVQVVNVRNGGTLPFLPEEAVIEVPAVVGAAGARPLPVPPVEPLYAGLIGHVSAYETLALEAAVHGGADRVRAALLAHPLVGQDDLAEELTALLLEAGRAHLPWARGTVGA; encoded by the coding sequence GTGAAGGTGGCCGTGGTCGGGGGCGGCTCGACGTACACGCCGGAGCTCGTGGACGGGTTCGCCCGGCTGCGCGGGGAGCTGCCGGTGTCGGAGCTCGCGCTGATCGATCCTGACCCGCGCCGGCTGGAGCTGGTGGCGGGGATGGCGCGGCGGATGCTCGCGCACGCCGGGCATCCGGCGCGGGTGCTGGCGACCTCCTCGGCCGCCGAGGGCGTGGCGGGGGCCGCGGTGGTGCTGTTCCAGCTCAGGGTGGGCGGGCAGGCGGCCCGCGAGCTGGACGAGACGGTGCCGGGGCGGTGCGGCTGCGTCGGGCAGGAGACGACGGGCGCGGGCGGGCTGGCCAAGGCGCTGCGCACGGTCCCGGTGGTGCTGTCGATCGCCGAGACCGTGCGGAAGCACGCGCCGGACGCCTGGATCGTGGACTTCACGAACCCGGTCGGCATCGTCACCCGGGCGCTGCTGGACGCGGGGCACCGGGCGATCGGGCTGTGCAACGTGGCGATCGGGTTCCAGCGCCGCTTCGCCGCGTGGCTGGGGGCCGATCCTTCGCGGGTGTCGCTCGGGCACGTGGGGCTCAACCACCTGTCGTGGGAGCGCGCGGTGTTCCTGGACGGGGCCGACGTGCTGCCCGCGCTGCTGGAGCGGCACGGCGCGGAGCTCGCCGCCATGGTGGGGCTGCGGCCGGGGCTGCCGGCCCGGCTGGGCGCGGTGCCGTCGTACTACCTGCGTTACTTCTACGCCCACGACGAGGTGGTGCGCGAGCAGCGGGCCGCGCCGTCGCGGGCGTCGGAGGTGGCGGCGCTGGAGGAGCGGCTGCTGGAGCTGTACGCCGACCCCGCCGTCGTCACCAAGCCGGAGCTGCTGGCGGGGCGGGGCGGGGCGTTCTACTCGGAGGCGGCGGTGGCGCTCATCGCGTCCCTGCTCGGCGACCGGCGGGACGTGCAGGTGGTGAACGTGCGCAACGGCGGCACGCTGCCGTTCCTGCCCGAGGAGGCGGTCATCGAGGTGCCCGCGGTCGTCGGGGCGGCGGGCGCGCGGCCGCTGCCGGTGCCGCCGGTCGAGCCCCTGTACGCGGGGCTGATCGGGCACGTGTCGGCGTACGAGACGCTGGCCCTGGAGGCGGCCGTGCACGGCGGCGCGGACCGGGTGCGCGCCGCGCTTCTCGCCCATCCGCTGGTCGGGCAGGACGACCTCGCGGAGGAGCTGACGGCGCTGCTGCTGGAGGCGGGCCGCGCGCACCTGCCGTGGGCGCGCGGGACGGTGGGCGCGTGA
- a CDS encoding ABC transporter substrate-binding protein — translation MRFVPLAAAAALLCSAALTACTAGKEAGPSLGAPRPSGSAAQSLPAATIELWHGFSTDAEVKAFEDAIAAFNQKFPQITVKATKGVQDDQITQAIRGGGAPDVAASFTTDNVAQWCRSGAFQDLTPVIAQDGIDLSVLPAAARSYTAFEGRQCTLPLLADAYGLYYNKALMKGHEPPRTLSELADLAKKLTVRDADGTIKVAGFIPSVQYYENSPSHLGPMVGAKWYNADGTSAIGSDPAWRELLTWQKELVDWYGHDKLEKFRKSLGDEWSAEHPFHEGKVAMVLDGEWRNAMIALDAKGLDYGTAPLPVADDRPELYGSGFTAGTVIGVPKGAKHPRQAWELVKYLTTDTRSLVTLSNALRNVPTTKAAMDSPDLTKDANFQTFLDVFAHPMTSTLPASVNSVFNQEAFAAFVAKWERGSVKDLEAGLKDVDRQIDDKLKLSGG, via the coding sequence GTGCGCTTCGTCCCCCTGGCGGCCGCCGCGGCACTGCTGTGCTCGGCGGCGCTGACCGCCTGCACCGCAGGAAAGGAGGCCGGGCCCTCGCTCGGCGCTCCCCGGCCCTCCGGATCCGCCGCGCAGTCCCTGCCCGCCGCCACCATCGAGCTGTGGCACGGCTTCTCCACCGACGCCGAGGTGAAGGCGTTCGAGGACGCCATCGCGGCGTTCAACCAGAAGTTTCCGCAGATCACCGTCAAGGCCACCAAGGGCGTCCAGGACGACCAGATCACCCAGGCGATCCGGGGCGGCGGCGCCCCCGACGTGGCCGCCTCGTTCACCACGGACAACGTCGCCCAGTGGTGCAGGTCGGGGGCGTTCCAGGACCTGACGCCGGTGATCGCGCAGGACGGGATCGACCTGTCGGTGCTGCCGGCCGCGGCCCGTTCCTACACCGCCTTCGAGGGCCGCCAGTGCACGCTGCCGCTGCTGGCCGACGCCTACGGCCTCTATTACAACAAGGCGCTGATGAAGGGCCACGAGCCGCCGAGGACGCTGAGCGAGCTGGCGGACCTGGCCAAGAAGCTCACGGTCCGCGACGCCGACGGCACGATCAAGGTCGCCGGGTTCATCCCGAGTGTCCAGTACTACGAGAACAGCCCGAGCCACCTCGGCCCGATGGTGGGCGCGAAGTGGTACAACGCCGACGGCACGTCGGCGATCGGTTCCGACCCTGCCTGGAGGGAGCTGCTGACCTGGCAGAAGGAGCTGGTCGACTGGTACGGCCACGACAAGCTGGAGAAGTTCAGGAAGAGCCTGGGCGACGAGTGGAGCGCGGAGCACCCGTTCCACGAGGGCAAGGTCGCGATGGTCCTGGACGGCGAGTGGCGCAACGCGATGATCGCCCTCGACGCCAAGGGCCTGGACTACGGCACCGCTCCCCTGCCGGTCGCCGACGACCGGCCCGAGCTGTACGGCAGCGGCTTCACCGCCGGGACCGTGATCGGCGTGCCGAAGGGCGCCAAGCACCCGCGGCAGGCGTGGGAGCTGGTGAAGTACCTGACGACCGACACCCGCTCGCTGGTGACGCTGTCGAACGCGCTGCGCAACGTGCCCACGACCAAGGCCGCCATGGACTCGCCCGACCTGACCAAGGACGCCAACTTCCAGACCTTCCTCGACGTCTTCGCCCATCCCATGACCTCGACACTGCCGGCGAGCGTGAACAGCGTCTTCAACCAGGAGGCGTTCGCCGCGTTCGTCGCCAAGTGGGAGCGCGGCTCGGTGAAGGACCTGGAGGCCGGGCTGAAGGACGTGGACCGGCAGATCGACGACAAGCTGAAGCTGTCCGGAGGGTGA
- a CDS encoding GTP-binding protein, translating to MEFGRSDHWRLPTAIKILIAGGFGAGKTTMVGAVSETRPLRTEETLTQAGTYVDDLSGVERKLTTTVAMDFGRITIANDYMLYLFGTPGQERFFFVWDELAMGALGAVVLADTRRLDDCFPSVDYFEKRDQPFVVALNCFEGTQHFTVGEVRDAIGLEPDIPIVRCDARRRDSGREVLITLVEHAMRRGASPVGTMS from the coding sequence ATGGAATTCGGTCGCTCTGACCATTGGCGACTGCCGACGGCGATCAAGATCTTGATCGCCGGTGGATTCGGCGCGGGCAAGACCACCATGGTGGGCGCCGTGTCCGAGACCCGGCCACTGCGCACGGAGGAGACGCTCACGCAGGCCGGCACGTACGTCGACGACCTGTCCGGCGTCGAGCGCAAGCTCACCACCACCGTCGCCATGGACTTCGGCCGCATCACGATCGCGAACGACTACATGCTCTACCTGTTCGGCACGCCCGGGCAGGAGCGCTTCTTCTTCGTGTGGGACGAGCTCGCGATGGGCGCGCTTGGCGCCGTCGTGCTCGCCGACACCCGGCGGCTCGACGACTGCTTCCCGTCCGTCGACTACTTCGAGAAGCGTGACCAGCCGTTCGTCGTGGCGCTCAACTGCTTCGAGGGCACGCAGCACTTCACCGTCGGAGAGGTGCGCGACGCCATCGGCCTGGAGCCCGACATCCCCATCGTGCGCTGCGACGCCCGCCGCCGCGACTCCGGCAGGGAGGTCCTCATCACGCTCGTCGAGCACGCGATGCGACGGGGAGCGTCCCCGGTCGGGACCATGTCGTGA
- a CDS encoding protein phosphatase 2C domain-containing protein, with translation MFTEVTCASAPGDAARPNEDLAIAGPSWAVVIDGATAPAGVDSGCAHDVAWLVARLGGALAARLSAGVPPPVPGSLPALLAEAIADTAGAHGGGCDLGNPDTPSATVAMIRVAGGRLDYLVLGDSPVLLGLAGGGVRVVADDRLERLPGGRPYSLELVRRLRNAAGGFWVAAARPEAAAEAVHGSVGLRELRAAGLCTDGVTRLVDWYGWTWDRLATELETRGPRAAVGAVRALETARGPLRGKVHDDATAVWARLPGA, from the coding sequence ATGTTCACCGAGGTCACCTGCGCCTCCGCCCCCGGCGACGCCGCGCGGCCTAACGAGGACCTGGCGATCGCCGGGCCGTCCTGGGCCGTCGTCATCGACGGGGCGACGGCGCCGGCCGGGGTGGACAGCGGGTGCGCGCACGACGTCGCGTGGCTGGTGGCGCGGCTCGGCGGGGCCCTCGCGGCCCGGCTGTCCGCCGGCGTCCCCCCGCCTGTGCCCGGGTCGCTGCCCGCGCTGCTGGCGGAGGCCATTGCCGACACCGCCGGGGCGCACGGGGGTGGCTGCGACCTGGGCAACCCCGATACGCCGTCGGCGACCGTCGCCATGATCAGGGTGGCGGGCGGCCGGCTGGACTACCTCGTGCTGGGGGACTCGCCGGTGCTGCTCGGCCTGGCGGGCGGCGGGGTGCGGGTCGTGGCCGACGACCGGCTGGAGCGGCTGCCCGGCGGGCGGCCGTACTCGCTGGAACTGGTGCGGCGCCTGCGCAACGCGGCCGGCGGGTTCTGGGTGGCCGCCGCCCGTCCCGAGGCCGCCGCCGAGGCCGTCCACGGCAGCGTCGGCCTGCGCGAGCTGCGCGCGGCCGGGCTGTGCACCGACGGCGTCACCCGGCTCGTCGACTGGTACGGCTGGACCTGGGACCGCCTGGCCACGGAGCTGGAGACCCGGGGCCCGCGGGCGGCCGTCGGCGCCGTGCGCGCCCTGGAGACCGCTCGCGGGCCGCTGCGCGGCAAGGTCCACGACGACGCCACCGCCGTGTGGGCGCGCCTCCCCGGGGCCTGA
- a CDS encoding L-talarate/galactarate dehydratase, which produces MMTSGDRVARVRLSSVRLPLDAPVSDAKVLTGRQRPMTEIAFLFAEIVSEQGHEGMGFAYSKRAGGPGQYAHAKEIANDLVGEDPNDIARLWDKLCWAGASVGRSGLAVQAIAALDLALWDMKARRAALPLAKLLGAHRDSVRCYNTSGGFLHTPVEQALENATAALERGIGGVKIKVGQPDTRADLARVRAVREHLGDHVPLMVDANQQWDRPTAARMGRALEEHGLVWIEEPLDAYDHAGHAALAAALDTPIATGEMLTSVAEHAELIRARGADVLQPDAPRIGGITPFLRLAALAGHERLQLAPHFAMEVHLHLAAAYPLEPWVEHFEWLEPLFEERMEIRDGRMLVPERPGLGLTLSERAAGWTAERFETP; this is translated from the coding sequence ATGATGACTTCAGGGGACCGTGTCGCCCGAGTCCGGCTCTCGTCCGTCCGCCTGCCCCTCGACGCCCCCGTCAGCGACGCCAAGGTCCTCACCGGCCGCCAGCGCCCCATGACCGAGATCGCGTTCCTGTTCGCCGAGATCGTCAGCGAGCAGGGGCACGAGGGCATGGGCTTCGCCTACTCCAAGCGCGCCGGCGGCCCCGGCCAGTACGCCCACGCCAAGGAGATCGCGAACGACCTCGTCGGCGAGGACCCCAACGACATCGCCCGCCTCTGGGACAAGCTGTGCTGGGCGGGCGCGTCCGTGGGCCGCAGCGGCCTGGCGGTGCAGGCCATCGCCGCCCTCGACCTCGCCCTGTGGGACATGAAGGCCAGGCGCGCCGCCCTGCCGCTGGCCAAGCTGCTCGGCGCGCACCGCGACTCCGTGCGCTGCTACAACACCTCCGGCGGGTTCCTGCACACCCCCGTCGAGCAGGCGCTGGAGAACGCCACCGCGGCGCTGGAGCGCGGCATCGGCGGCGTCAAGATCAAGGTCGGCCAGCCTGACACCCGCGCCGACCTCGCCCGCGTACGGGCGGTGCGCGAGCACCTCGGCGACCACGTCCCGCTCATGGTGGACGCCAACCAGCAGTGGGACCGCCCCACCGCCGCCCGCATGGGCCGGGCGCTGGAGGAGCACGGCCTGGTCTGGATCGAGGAGCCCCTGGACGCCTACGACCACGCCGGGCACGCCGCCCTCGCCGCCGCCCTCGACACCCCGATCGCCACCGGCGAGATGCTGACCAGCGTCGCCGAGCACGCCGAGCTGATCAGGGCGCGCGGCGCGGACGTCCTCCAGCCGGACGCGCCCCGCATCGGCGGCATCACCCCGTTCCTGCGGCTGGCCGCCCTGGCCGGGCACGAACGCCTCCAGCTCGCCCCCCACTTCGCCATGGAGGTCCACCTCCACCTGGCCGCCGCCTACCCGCTGGAGCCGTGGGTGGAGCACTTCGAATGGCTGGAGCCGCTGTTCGAGGAGCGGATGGAGATCCGCGACGGGCGCATGCTCGTCCCCGAGCGGCCCGGCCTCGGCCTCACACTGAGCGAGCGGGCCGCCGGATGGACCGCCGAACGCTTCGAGACGCCGTGA
- a CDS encoding helix-turn-helix transcriptional regulator, whose protein sequence is MFVGRTAELALLGAELRAACAGRARTVVVDGPEGIGKTALVRRLVDGEAAERGCRVLAVAGEAGERGLRLGLLRELAAEAGRLPVPVRWPPCGLPGRERVTAAGQAVCDALAGAPAGGPIVLVVDDAQWADTASLHALAYVLRRLRGVPVLTIVACRDLGGPWLPDGLRRLLTADDAVHVPLGGLTATDLADLSAATPRPPDRPQGTLGAEAAGRLHDHTLGNPLHARALLDAVPLPVLEDPAVRLPAPATYARPFARRLGSCAPAARRLVTACAVLGDGCPLHVAAAVAGRLGDPLKALEEARVLLDLGRLLRRTGRRRAAAGRLAAARAVFVRLGAPSPAERCLQELEACGLETSATARLGLTPQELSTATLVAHGLTNRQIAAELFISVKTVEYHIGKIYTKLGIGSRVALAAKVTAGGA, encoded by the coding sequence ATGTTCGTCGGACGTACGGCGGAACTCGCCCTGCTGGGCGCCGAGTTGCGCGCGGCCTGCGCGGGCCGCGCCAGGACGGTGGTGGTCGACGGGCCCGAGGGGATCGGCAAGACCGCGCTCGTCCGGCGGCTCGTGGACGGCGAGGCGGCGGAACGGGGCTGCCGGGTGCTCGCCGTCGCCGGGGAGGCGGGCGAGCGCGGCCTCCGCCTGGGGCTGCTGCGCGAGCTCGCCGCCGAGGCCGGCCGCCTGCCGGTCCCCGTCCGCTGGCCGCCCTGTGGCCTGCCCGGCAGGGAGCGGGTGACGGCGGCGGGTCAGGCCGTCTGCGACGCCCTCGCCGGAGCCCCGGCGGGTGGGCCGATCGTGCTCGTCGTGGACGACGCCCAGTGGGCGGACACGGCGTCCCTGCACGCCCTCGCGTACGTCCTGCGGCGGCTGCGGGGCGTCCCCGTGCTCACGATCGTCGCCTGCCGCGACCTGGGCGGCCCGTGGCTGCCGGACGGTCTGCGCCGCCTCCTGACCGCCGACGACGCCGTGCACGTCCCCCTCGGCGGGCTCACCGCGACCGACCTCGCCGACCTGTCCGCCGCCACGCCCCGCCCACCGGACCGGCCCCAGGGAACGCTCGGCGCCGAGGCCGCCGGACGGCTGCACGACCACACGCTCGGGAACCCGCTCCACGCCCGTGCCCTGCTGGACGCCGTACCGCTGCCCGTGCTGGAGGACCCCGCCGTACGCCTGCCCGCCCCCGCCACCTACGCCCGCCCCTTCGCCCGCCGCCTGGGCTCCTGCGCGCCCGCCGCCAGACGCCTCGTCACCGCCTGCGCCGTCCTCGGCGACGGCTGCCCCCTGCACGTGGCCGCCGCCGTCGCGGGCCGGCTCGGCGACCCCCTGAAGGCGCTGGAGGAGGCGCGGGTGCTGCTGGACCTCGGGCGGCTGCTGCGGAGGACCGGGCGGCGGCGGGCCGCGGCCGGGCGGCTGGCGGCCGCGCGGGCGGTCTTCGTGCGGCTCGGCGCCCCGTCGCCCGCTGAACGTTGCCTTCAGGAGCTGGAGGCCTGCGGTCTGGAGACGTCCGCGACGGCCAGGCTCGGGCTCACCCCGCAGGAGCTCAGCACCGCCACCCTGGTGGCCCACGGGCTGACCAACCGCCAGATCGCCGCCGAGCTGTTCATCAGCGTCAAGACGGTCGAGTACCACATCGGCAAGATCTACACCAAGCTCGGCATCGGGTCCCGCGTGGCCCTCGCCGCCAAGGTCACGGCCGGCGGGGCATGA
- a CDS encoding N-acetylglucosamine kinase, with protein MSGRLVLAVDGGNSKTDVAVVAEDGRVLAETRAGAFAPQRDGVAAAVDVVTAAVAALGAPAWGGGGRFDQVSACLAGADLPEEEEALAREFAARGLGRDVVVRNDTFALLRAGASAPWGVAVVCGAGINAVGVSPGGAVARFPALGRISGDWGGGLALGEEVLWHAARAEDGRGVPTALAGLVAACFGAATVTEVVLALHTGRLDGGRLHELAPAVFAAAADGDAVATALVERQAEEVAVMAEVCLRRLGLLATPAEVVLGGGLLTARDPLLTSLLESEFALRMPLAAPVVADEPPVLGAALLGLDRLGAPEAAGDRLRGHYRHSTLPGPPGAARAAS; from the coding sequence GTGAGCGGGCGGCTCGTCCTGGCCGTGGACGGCGGCAACAGCAAGACGGACGTCGCCGTGGTGGCGGAGGACGGCCGGGTGCTGGCCGAGACGCGGGCGGGGGCGTTCGCGCCGCAGCGGGACGGCGTGGCCGCCGCCGTGGACGTCGTCACGGCGGCCGTCGCCGCGCTCGGCGCGCCCGCGTGGGGTGGCGGCGGGCGGTTCGACCAGGTGTCGGCGTGCCTGGCCGGGGCGGACCTGCCCGAGGAGGAGGAGGCGCTGGCGCGGGAGTTCGCCGCGCGGGGCCTGGGCCGTGACGTGGTGGTGCGGAACGACACGTTCGCGCTGCTGCGGGCGGGGGCGTCCGCGCCGTGGGGCGTGGCGGTGGTGTGCGGGGCGGGCATCAACGCCGTCGGCGTCTCCCCCGGGGGCGCGGTGGCGCGGTTCCCCGCGCTCGGCCGGATCAGCGGCGACTGGGGCGGTGGGCTCGCGCTCGGCGAGGAGGTCCTGTGGCACGCCGCGCGCGCCGAGGACGGCCGTGGCGTCCCGACCGCACTCGCCGGGCTGGTCGCCGCCTGCTTCGGGGCGGCGACGGTGACGGAGGTGGTCCTCGCGCTGCACACCGGCCGGCTGGACGGCGGGCGGCTGCACGAGCTCGCGCCCGCCGTGTTCGCCGCCGCGGCGGACGGGGACGCGGTGGCCACGGCGCTGGTGGAGCGGCAGGCCGAGGAGGTGGCGGTGATGGCGGAGGTGTGCCTGCGCCGGCTCGGCCTGCTGGCGACGCCGGCCGAGGTGGTGCTCGGCGGCGGCCTGCTGACGGCGCGGGACCCGCTGCTGACGTCCCTGCTGGAGAGCGAGTTCGCGCTGCGGATGCCGCTGGCGGCGCCGGTGGTGGCGGACGAGCCCCCGGTGCTGGGGGCGGCGCTGCTCGGCCTGGACCGCCTGGGCGCCCCTGAGGCGGCCGGTGATCGCCTCAGGGGCCACTACCGGCACTCGACCCTCCCTGGACCGCCCGGCGCCGCCCGGGCGGCGTCCTGA
- a CDS encoding Lrp/AsnC family transcriptional regulator, with amino-acid sequence MEEIDRRIVTLLARDGRMSFTDLARETGLSVSAVHQRVRRLEKRGVVRGYAAIVDHDAIGLPLTAFVSIKPIDPAAPDDAPERLAHLTAIEACHSVAGDESYILKVRVASPVALEDLLQQIRAAAHVSTRTTVVLSTPYEHRTPEVAPEPAPDTP; translated from the coding sequence ATGGAGGAGATCGACCGCCGGATCGTCACGCTGCTGGCCCGCGACGGCCGCATGAGCTTCACCGACCTGGCCAGGGAGACCGGGCTCTCGGTGTCGGCGGTGCACCAGCGGGTGCGCCGCCTGGAGAAGCGCGGCGTGGTGCGCGGCTACGCCGCGATCGTCGACCACGACGCGATCGGCCTGCCGCTGACCGCGTTCGTGTCGATCAAGCCGATCGACCCCGCCGCGCCCGACGACGCCCCCGAGCGCCTCGCCCACCTGACGGCCATCGAGGCCTGCCACAGCGTCGCGGGCGACGAGAGCTACATCCTCAAGGTGCGGGTGGCCTCGCCGGTGGCGCTGGAGGACCTGCTGCAGCAGATCCGGGCCGCCGCCCACGTCTCGACGCGCACGACGGTGGTGCTGAGCACGCCGTACGAGCACCGCACCCCCGAGGTCGCCCCCGAACCCGCACCCGACACGCCCTGA
- a CDS encoding carbohydrate ABC transporter permease — protein MIVTSLPAAPPRPRWWRGEGARALLWLSPWIAGVSVFFVYPLLSAVYFSFHRYDMYTLEFAGLDNYRYLLRDPRVGVSARNTLWLVAVMVPATVLFSLALAQLVVRLKAGAGLLRTVFYLPSLVPMTAGTITFVFLLNPGTGPVDHLLSLAGVRGPDWFGDPDWSKPSLTLLSLWGCGQLMVIFLAALLDVPRHLYEAAAIDGAGAWRQFLSVTLPTIAPVLMFALVTNVIYALQYFSQAMVASRVASGATDSPGSSFSPGYPEESLLTLPQWLFQVGFRDYSMGYACVLALLLFAVSMIFTLVLLRQFRRSGEAS, from the coding sequence GTGATCGTGACCTCCCTGCCCGCCGCGCCGCCGCGTCCCCGGTGGTGGCGCGGCGAGGGCGCGCGTGCGCTCCTGTGGCTGTCGCCGTGGATCGCGGGGGTGTCGGTCTTCTTCGTCTACCCGCTGCTGTCCGCGGTGTACTTCTCCTTCCACCGCTACGACATGTACACCCTCGAGTTCGCCGGGCTCGACAACTACCGCTACCTGCTGCGCGATCCCCGGGTGGGGGTCTCGGCGCGCAACACGCTGTGGCTGGTGGCCGTGATGGTCCCGGCGACGGTGCTGTTCTCGCTGGCCCTCGCCCAGCTCGTGGTCCGGCTCAAGGCCGGGGCCGGGCTGCTGCGCACGGTGTTCTACCTGCCGTCGCTGGTGCCGATGACGGCGGGCACGATCACGTTCGTCTTCCTGCTCAACCCCGGCACCGGCCCGGTCGACCACCTGCTGTCGCTGGCGGGGGTGCGGGGTCCTGACTGGTTCGGCGACCCGGACTGGTCGAAGCCGAGCCTCACGCTGCTGTCGCTGTGGGGCTGCGGCCAGCTCATGGTGATCTTCCTGGCGGCGCTGCTGGACGTGCCCAGGCACCTGTACGAGGCCGCCGCCATCGACGGCGCGGGGGCCTGGCGGCAGTTCCTCAGCGTGACGCTGCCGACGATCGCGCCGGTGCTGATGTTCGCCCTGGTCACGAACGTCATCTACGCCCTGCAGTACTTCTCGCAGGCGATGGTCGCCTCCCGGGTCGCCTCGGGCGCGACCGACTCGCCCGGCAGCTCGTTCTCGCCGGGCTATCCGGAGGAGTCGCTGCTCACGCTGCCGCAGTGGCTGTTCCAGGTGGGCTTCCGCGACTATTCGATGGGGTACGCGTGTGTGCTCGCGCTGCTGCTGTTCGCCGTCTCGATGATCTTCACGCTGGTGCTGCTGCGGCAGTTCCGCCGGTCCGGGGAGGCGTCGTGA
- a CDS encoding FadR/GntR family transcriptional regulator: MTSRTQQLVDILTARIREGVIRPGERLPTESDLVGAHGVSRTVVREAIARLKAAGLVETQHGRGSFVLAGPSETGFDPAPARTRQEVLDLLDFRMGVETESAGLAAARRTEAALAGLREALDAFAAAAGNPGAAVHADHLFHLRIALATGNRYYAGLLASLGPSMIVVPRDRLEPDPAAFARIVAEHEDIHAAVERGDAEAARAAVRVHLANSRARLLRDSRDPLP, translated from the coding sequence GTGACCAGCCGCACCCAGCAGCTCGTCGACATCCTGACGGCGCGCATCAGGGAGGGCGTGATCCGGCCGGGGGAGCGGCTGCCGACCGAGAGCGACCTGGTCGGCGCCCACGGCGTGAGCCGGACCGTCGTCCGCGAGGCCATCGCCAGGCTCAAGGCCGCGGGCCTGGTCGAGACCCAGCACGGGCGCGGCAGCTTCGTGCTGGCCGGGCCGAGCGAGACCGGCTTCGACCCGGCGCCCGCCCGTACCCGGCAGGAGGTGCTCGACCTGCTGGACTTCCGCATGGGGGTGGAGACGGAGTCGGCCGGGCTCGCCGCCGCCCGGCGTACGGAGGCGGCGCTGGCGGGGCTGCGCGAGGCCCTGGACGCCTTCGCGGCGGCGGCGGGGAACCCGGGCGCGGCGGTCCACGCCGACCACCTGTTCCACCTGCGGATCGCCCTGGCCACCGGCAACCGGTACTACGCCGGCCTGCTCGCCTCGCTCGGCCCGTCGATGATCGTGGTGCCGCGTGACCGGCTCGAACCCGATCCGGCCGCCTTCGCCAGGATCGTCGCCGAGCACGAGGACATCCACGCCGCCGTCGAGCGGGGGGACGCCGAGGCCGCGCGGGCGGCCGTCCGCGTCCACCTGGCCAACAGCCGCGCCCGCCTCCTCCGCGACTCCCGCGACCCCCTCCCGTGA
- a CDS encoding carbohydrate ABC transporter permease — protein sequence MSGRGRRLLLWVATHAFAVALALMFLAPVAFMALTALMTDEQALTSDLWPRSWNWANFAEVFDRSLLLRWAGNTLLYAALGTLFTVVSSVPVAYALARFRFRGRRAAFLVVIAAMMLPPQVVAVPIYLVWARLGLTDSLWPLILPMLLGDAFSIFLLRQFLVTIPRDYTDAAKVDGCSDLRTLVRVVLPMARPAVAAVALFQFFYCWNDYYGPLLYAGVQQDHLTLSLGLATFKAFHSVQWNLTMAATLLVTAPVIVLFFLAQWVFIEGVTLTGVKG from the coding sequence GTGAGCGGCCGGGGGCGGCGGCTGCTGCTGTGGGTCGCCACGCACGCCTTCGCGGTGGCGCTGGCGCTGATGTTCCTCGCCCCGGTGGCGTTCATGGCGCTGACCGCGCTGATGACCGACGAGCAGGCGCTGACCAGCGACCTGTGGCCGCGGAGCTGGAACTGGGCCAACTTCGCCGAGGTCTTCGACAGGTCGCTGCTGCTGCGGTGGGCGGGCAACACGCTGCTGTACGCGGCGCTCGGGACGCTGTTCACGGTCGTGTCGTCGGTGCCGGTGGCCTACGCGCTGGCCCGCTTCCGCTTCCGGGGGCGGCGGGCGGCGTTCCTCGTGGTGATCGCCGCGATGATGCTGCCGCCGCAGGTCGTGGCCGTGCCGATCTACCTGGTGTGGGCGCGGCTGGGACTGACGGACAGCCTGTGGCCGCTGATCCTGCCGATGCTGCTCGGCGACGCGTTCTCCATCTTCCTGCTGCGCCAGTTCCTGGTCACGATCCCGCGCGACTACACGGACGCGGCGAAGGTGGACGGCTGCTCGGACCTGCGCACGCTGGTGCGGGTGGTGCTGCCGATGGCGCGCCCGGCGGTCGCGGCGGTCGCGCTGTTCCAGTTCTTCTACTGCTGGAACGACTACTACGGGCCGCTGCTCTACGCCGGCGTGCAGCAGGACCATCTGACGCTGTCGCTGGGCCTCGCGACCTTCAAGGCGTTCCACAGCGTGCAGTGGAACCTCACCATGGCGGCCACGCTGCTGGTGACGGCGCCGGTGATCGTGCTGTTCTTCCTCGCCCAGTGGGTGTTCATCGAGGGCGTGACGTTGACCGGGGTGAAAGGGTGA